Within the Zea mays cultivar B73 chromosome 10, Zm-B73-REFERENCE-NAM-5.0, whole genome shotgun sequence genome, the region CAACACAATCTGGTAGGCCATCGATGAGGAAGTCATATGGTGCCTCCTTGCCGGTGTCCACCACCAGCTCCCATCGAAACCCAGAGCACTCTAGAAGCCCGATGACCACCGGCAGGTGACTGGTGTTGAAGGCCACGTAGATCTTGCCTTTGGTTTCGTCCTTCTGCAGTAACAGATACATAAGAAACCATCAGCTTCTTTTTTGATCTCTCTCTAATCTACTTAATGGTAGAAAAACGATTCTTGAAATGACTATAGTGATGATGGTGGTAGGTGTTATGTCTGTACCATGGTGAAGGCAACGAATCGGCTTGCCTCTGACCAGTCAGGCTTCTCGGGCTGATGACCGTGCCATCACAACCGTTCTGAAGTCGGGAAGTCCTCAAGGCCAAGAGATTCACATTCCCTATATTGCACACCAAAAGAACATGAATAGACAGTGGCAACGTAAACTGTACAAGATCTTGCCATTTGGTGAACAGAGGAACCATCATCAGTTTAGCACGGAAACTATTTGGCGAGAAGATTATTTACTTGCGGAATTTGGTCATGAGACAGCAGAATCTGTACAAATCAAAGGATTGTTCTTCCTTCCTATCCCAACGGAAATAATTGACCTGCACAACCAAATTAAAAGGCTAGGAGATTACAAGAATGTCAAAGAAATTGATTAAAACAATGTGTTAATATGTGCTGGCATCAGACTGACATAATGGTCATGGCAGTACGTATTGTTGTTTTCTCCCTTTGTGTGACCATATTCATCGCCCATGTAGAACATTGGAACTCCCTAAAATTTAGAAAATAAAAACAATTGAAAAGGTAGTAGTAGATCAATACAAAAAAATAACAATGTAACTTCAGATCCACTTCAAAATGGTGAAATGTAAATGACACGATAAGTGCAGCTGAAAGATGTATATGCCAAACAGCATGGCTAATGTTCACCAAACGCATGGGAACACATTGTAAATAATTGAAAACCCTTAATAATATAAATATGGACAATTACTTACGGGGACAACAGAAGTGGTATTGAATCCAATGTGTACAACAATACCAAAGGTCTGTTTAGAAGCATACAAAGATTTTTGGGCACTTATCGATGTTAGAATACAAAGATTGTGGGCATACAAAGATTTTGTGTAGAACATGCAGGAGACAACACAGACAAATAAGAAAGCAAGGTAGGAACATGCCATGTTAGAATACTGCTTTCCCTGAAACAAACAAAAAATCAAGACAAATCTTATGCACAGATCTATGATAAAAACcaggaaaacctttagcaaagccTTCCAATGCATCCAACTCTGAGATATCACCAATATAATGCTGAGAATAGAAATTGAGATCAGTTGTGGGGGCAAACTTAACATTAAATTGGTATGATCTGGGATCTAAAAGATTTTGGGCACTAGGATCTAAAATATATATGTGCAACTCCAGACTACTATAGGGTACATATTTGAAATTGAAACGTTCGAGATGATACTGGAGTGATAGATGTAGTAGTTGGATTGCACAAAGAAAATGAAAATACCAGTTCAGAAACAATAATTAGGAGTAGAAACAGGCTAAGGAAAATTGTACACTCTTTGCTTGTTTAATTAATCATTTACTACAATTAGCAAATTATGAAACCAAATGATGATTTCAGCCTAGTAATGGTTATGACAAATTCTGGATTGGAAATAATCCACTTACGAAGTGTTGAAGAAAGTCTTGTTCCTGAACCAGAAGTGAAGTTGGTAAACTTTAACCTCATTTTTTGTTAATGCTAGCTAGAGAGGCGTTCAACTTGATTTTAGAAAGGAACTAATGGTTTCAGAAATCATAACTGAACTGCTGACCTGGGAAGTTCCTTCAGCGAGGGCATCTTGTCAGGCTCTCCATAGGTCGCACACGTGCTGGAGTAGATGAGAGTCCTCACATTGTGTGCAGCCATGGCTTCTAGCACTGCTAGAGTGTTTGCAATGATGTTGCGTCGCGGGGGCGGAGGAGGCGGGTGCAGAGGCACGGGCATCGTAGCGGTGGAGGCGAGGGCACGCGCGGGCATCGCGGGAGCGGGGCTACGGGGGCATGGGGAGGCGGAGGGAGCGCgacggcagaaccgtgcaccatcaTCGAATGTGGACGCCTACGATACAAATataaggagtagtagagatttgGCGTTATTGTTTCCATGTGTTTAGGATATTTCCCTGTTTTAGTATTGGTTCAATTCTGAATCTTACTGGGTACTCATCTGAGTGGACAAGCTAGCAGCATTGTACTGTCTACTGAACAGGATTTGGTAATTTACTGGCAAATTAACAATGAGGTAACCAAAACATTAGTTCTGATCCAAAGATAACAATGAGCTAACCAAAACAGAGCTAGGAGTTTAGTGGCAAGATGATGTGAGCAACGGGATGCAGAGTTGGATCAGGAGTCCCAAAAAATATGAAACAAAAAATTGCAGGCTACTAAAGAAGAGTAGACGCATCTTCAAAAGTGTGCTAGCATGCTAACTACATGTAAATGCATGCTTCCTTTTGATGTATTTATgtgccactcctatgtgataaccaTACAGACTTCATAAGGGAATATTTTAATTTCCACCAAAGATGTTCCCCACATAAATGATAAGATGCACCCATAGCACCTACTCTTTCTAAACTCTAAATAAATATCTTCTCTGTCTTAAAAGTGAATAAGACTGCTATAGCTAAAACTCATGTCGTTACTAAAGTTTCCAGACATCTTCTATTCAAAAAATACTTAACTGACCAGTCATCTAGTATGGCGATATCTTTTATTGATTATAGTTGGGCAGCATTCAAGATTTGCAGTAGCATCTAACATGGTCAACCACCTAGTGTTCGGCGGAAATAAAAAAGATGTGCATAGGCTTTCGCTACATGATTAGAACACAAAACTGAGAGAAAAAACCTCATGCATGAGTGAATTGAAGGAATAATGAGTCACACCCTCCATACCTCTATGTCCTTGATGTTCATGCTTCTTTCCTGTAATTAGAATAGATCTGATACTGCTCCCAATTACATAACCATCAGTGACTGGAACGATGTGAGTAGCCCCATCACCCACATCAACTACAACATCTATCATTTTACACTGAAAACAAAGCATGAAGTTTCTCATAAATATAAGTGTGTGATGATCGCTCAACAGGTAAGAAATAAAAAAGTAATGATCAAGTACACTTAAACATGGCCTGCTCGATGCAACTGCCATCCATTTTGGCGTAAGGCATGGCTATGCTAAAGAAATAAATATGCTAAGCTTTGTTCACTAACCTTGGTGGTAGTGTACCCAGCAGCGAGCGCAAGGACAGGTTGGACAGTAATATAGAGGTTGGGCACATTAAACGTCTTGAACATGATATCCTCGATATACTCCCGGGTGGGACAGTAGAGGGCTCTCTGTTCTGTGTGATGGCTTGAAAATAAAGAACTTCTGAGTCACACTGGAGGACATTAAAGATGCATTGTTGCCAGAACCTCTCCATAGTATCCAATTCTCCACCTGAAAGAGTTCAATTTCAGCCGAAATCAACTGTaaggtcatgaaaaacaacaacatCTGGACACGGCAGTACACAACTGGAACACCCACCTAGCCATTGCGGATGGGATAGCTCAAGCTGTGCGAGCTGCTTGCGCGGGATGGGGCTAGCGCCTCCTCACCAATGTAGAAGTCGAGGTCAGCCATGGCTCTGGTGATGTGATGAGCAAGCTAGTTCCCCCTGGCAGGAGCGCCCTTCGCCGTCGGCTAGGCAGAGCAGAAAAAGGAATCGTTGACGGCGACGATAGTGGGGGTTATGAAGTAGGGCTCCATGTTTTCTGTGAAccccatcttcgtgtacctgctgCGAGAGTAGGAATAGATCAGTAGCGTGACTCACCGGCGTCGCGCCTCCGCGCGTAGAtctagggagagggagggaggatgaCCTTGCCACGGGCAGGATGGAGATCAGAGAAGGTCGAACCTTCTCGACGGGGAACATGAAGGGCACGACGTCGACGACGGCGAGGCGGACAACCGAGGGCCACGAGAGCTAGCCATTGACGCAAGCAACTTCCTGCGCTAGGGCCTAAGCCTGTCGTAGACCTCCCTGCCATCTGCGTTGTCTGCCTAGCCCCCAAGCTCTCTAGAACGACGACCTCGAGACGTCAAATTtgagatggtggtggtggtgcctgGGTCTGCGGTGCTGCTGCTAGTGATGCGCGGATGTGGGGGGAGGGGGAGACCTCACATACCAGGGGGTGCGTCGCGGTAGTTGCGATGCTGGGGGACACTGGGGGAAGACAGCAGCGGCGAGCTTGATGTGTGCGCGTGGGGGAGGGCGGCGCGACAAGCAGATGGAGGGTAGGGGGCGAGGGGCTGCACGTGGGGGTGGGGGCGGGGCCATGGATCTCGCGACGCCATGGATCCGAGGATGGGGGTGGGGCGGATCCGATGATGCcgtggggaggagggtggggcgGAGGAGAGGGATGCGTGTCGCGGAGAGGATAGTCAGCGGTGGCAGAACCGTGTGCCATCTATTGTtgtggatgcctacactattatcTTAAttagtagtatatatatatatataattggggcttgccttcaattgctggggctgcggggagatcctcgatggcaggttcgggagctggctcctgatcttccttatggacaactccttgctcaggaatgagcacgtactctccgtcagcgaggttgcaatctaatgaatgcaatgaataagatatatgtatgacacgatatgcaatttagcaattaaaacTGCATGGTGAATGGTTAAATAATTATGGTAGAGCTTAATCTTGCTACTAGAGATTTCtgtggtatacttagtaaattagggtcaagtttgattactgaatggtcagactattttagtgttccactgaCTTTCCTTTTTCATGTTTTAGTGAAATTTTAATAAAATTCCTTgctgaattcattggggtgagattcattattcttcCTAATTTATTgcttcctttccttttcttttatgcctttaaggtggatttgaactacaagatagttttataaatttccaaaacttATGTAAAAATAACAGTAGCTTCTCATtggtgtataactctctgtctcaaaaattggggcttAAAAGGTGAAGGGTTATCTCTGTACAAAATttatcaaattttagggcagagggggtgctttgaactacaactctcctttagtagtgggttattctctaaggcttatttttgctggcatttaggtgcTATATTATGACTGTATaccaaattttagccactaatacttattggttattctcctatgattttctaaagtttctagccaatggggtgctttctactaccactatacttgaaaaatgccaaacaacatatttctaatttttcctatcttcttctttgtgcaagagcaatcattctagaatttggcaactttttgcttaagggaagagggGGTAGAAATTCTTGGATTATATGATCTTTTTCATGGGGTAGAGGGTAATGGGTGTTATCTGGTATTTTTCaataggttttgtatttttctctggtggtctacttcatcaataaTTTAGTAAAAATTAATTTGCCTATTGTTGCACAAGTTTGGACTTTCTTAggatttaattagaacatggctaaAAATCAAGGTTTAATTGTTCAACCTCTTATTATGTTGGGTCGGGgtatttattatttttgtagtgatGTTCTAGCAGTTAGAAGTCTACTACATTTTTCTTACCATTTTTcaaatggtccttatatttttaattatggcttttctggatttattagtgcctaataaaataattaaccttggatttgctctggactagggttctttgtatttttcctaggttcctcattacttaagtagactaggaaaaatatgttcatcctctgTTCATTAACTTCTATTGCTTTtcttaattttctaagttttgggaaGATATAGTTTTTAATAGCAAAACTTGAATTAATCTTGTATACTAGGGTGCTCAGTATTTTTAAGCAGTGCCTAAGATGGGTTTGcatttctacaaattttcttaagcctagcacaggagtatttctatttttcttcatTTAAATAAGGTTTGGgaagtttccttatttaattcaaaatcctAAAAATTAATACAGAAAACATGGGGTTTGCTATTTTTGCCTGATAGTTTATATTATTTTGAGTCCCGCAATGTTGGTTTGACTACATTTTGATAAGAaattctcaagttatgaatttcctaagttctctgctcatttaaaaagaataaatagAAATGGTTAAAGGAAATAGGTTTTGCATCGGAGTCCCTGGCGAAAGTTTCTAAGTTTCCTTGCAGACGGGTCCtcgggttactattcacatgagtctctaACTACGCAGAAAACTCCCTAGGGTTCCGCTAAATCAAACCCGCGGTCCTTTCCCTAATAAAACAGTAACCGCTGCGGAGGAAAGGgtagaggggcttaccggcggcgagatcgctccggtgaagtggccgagggtgtaggggaggtcatgacggtcacgccgatgtgcggatcgtctctggggatggtcggagtaggtcggtccacgtgcgcaggccggggagctcgtcggcggcgagggctcTGGCCTATCCAGGGCGATAGAGTTCAATTAAACTGGTCAGTGAGCTCCACTAGAGGTCAAGGAAGACATGGGTGCGAggtattgaagaatggctcacaggattgctcggtctacgcgcggttgcgggcgaccgaagtccggcaatGATGATCTTGCTGTTCTGGTGAGACAGGGCTTCGATTCTCGcatggagaagcttcacggctctTCGGGAAAGCTGTCTAAAGGCTCGGTTGAGGCTGAGGGTCTCTGGAAaaaggctggccacggtggccgacgctCAGGTGGCTCGGGCGGGCGGCGCAGAGCTCACCGGAGCTTAGGGTGGTGTCTGGCCAGCGAGGATGAGTGCGGAGTGAGGTGAGGCGCGTCTGGGGGTGGTCTTATAGGCATGGGCGAGCACGACCAAGGGGTGGCTCTGACACGCGCTCGGGGTGTGCGCGGGCGAGCGCCAGTGCGTGCTCTAGCGCCTGGGcacggcgtcgagcacgaggcagcgtagagagaggtcaagttcaagcgcggattggctccaaatctttgcgattatggccatgatcccgttgagagatctcttcccctgacattcctttgtcgtttgtgtgtggaggcttatggGTTTTTGTGACACCCTAGGTGTCAATTTctcgttatgtcgggagatttatcctaatctcatatgcttagtgaaaatttctatttctcgatcacatctatctccattgatcaagttactcatgaaagtttcaccaagttCGGAATTATTAGATCTCAAgaacaaccaattttggagcgtgttaaaaacttttaattctcggaacaaatgcagactcgaagatcattctcgaattataaatctcatctgaagctctttaaatcaaactctcgacgactgttatttgatttgagcccgagtctaattcctcgaaccccGATCGACGTCCGATTATTttatccgagtccgtactctcaaacggaatactcagtatgtcgccctctaattaattcttactcgactcagcctAGTATCTTTGTGTCTAAAACGAATTCAAAACCCACtccgacagcgattttaaaatgtcacgattcaccttttccgactaaaaatccaaagccgatcaaaatttgagagaaacatttatttctaaaatagtgcgcgagAAAATTTCAAAAGCGGAATCTCCAATGGGTTGTCCTCAAATAAATTCTTATCTGATTCGTCTTAATATCTCGGTATCCAATCCGATTTCAAAAATCAACATCGGCGACGATTTTTAAATGTCGCGGTTTGTCTCTTTCAACCAAAAAAAATCCAAAAGCCGGCCgtatctcaggacgatttattttcaaatcacgcgtagggaattatttccgagcaaagttcaaatcagactctcggccgaattaatcgctcaatcgtccgttcgtccgaactctagttCGCTCTGTTTTGTGTACAGACGAAATCCGCAGGAacatttttattccggaaaataaatTAGCGTAGCCCGTTTGAGtgctttgggccaagcccattctatCCCATTTGGCCcaattgaaaccctaaccctagggtttCTCTATAAATACGGATCCCTCTCCCTTGCACTTGGCCATTTTTTCACTCCCACCCCTGCATTTTTCCTAGCCGCCACTTCCTTTCCTTGCCTTCTTCTCCCACACGCAGCAGCCAGCGCGCAGGAGCTCCTCCCCGTCGGCCAGCCATGGCGCCCAGAAAATTCCAGCtggctcccccttcttcttcctcCAGCCAGCAGGTCGTTCCCTCGGCTGTCTAGGGCGCGGACGAGCTTCTCTCGCCCCTGCTCTTCTTTGGCCGGACCGGccccccagctcgggcaggcgagCCCACCATCGCCCATGGACGAGCTCCCTCCCTGCTCCCATATTGGCTCGCCTCCTCCAACCCTTTCTTGTACCTCTAGCGCCATGGCCAAGCTTCCTTTTTCCCTGCTGTTCCCCTGCGCGCAGAGGCTTCTCCTTGGGCGCGGGTACCTCTGCTCCAACCATGGCGCCTCCCTCTGCTGTCCACGGCGAGCAGCCCAGCAGCCGAGCGCCCCACGGTTGAAGTCCCATTGGCCGACCTCCACTTTCCTGCTCCATGGCCACCCAGCAACAGTGCCCTTCTTCCCCGCACAGCGCCTCTGCTCTCCCTCTCCCAAGCTCCAACTCTCACAGAACAGCAGATCACCGGCGCCCTTGTTTCCCTGCTCGGACAGCAGCCATGCCGCCATGATTCCCTGCGCAGCAAGCCACGCGTCGTCGATTTCCTGCAGCAGCCCCGGCGTCTCCGCGCTCTGCGGGCTCGCTGTTTTATAAGCGCAG harbors:
- the LOC111590313 gene encoding uncharacterized protein, producing the protein MQAIQTGSHGCCSLRHFVEHDKGATRREPMWLRELGSRLLREVDDVLFTALIKQRARRARRRRGCCRKSTTRGLLRRESWRHGCCPSRETRAPVICCSVRVGAWERESRGAVRGRRALLLGGHGAGKWRSANGTSTVGRSAAGLLAVDSRGRRHGWSRGTRAQGEASARRGTAGKKEAWPWR